In one window of Opitutus sp. GAS368 DNA:
- a CDS encoding inositol monophosphatase gives MMHPNLDQARRLLCRLQDAIRDSVRTAQRRGARRLTRVAAVTTADTIYGIDKVSEHAVLAWFGKNWPKRWPVELVMEGLEGAAVTFPRRTPIKQTLFKCILDPIDGTRGLMYDKRSAWSLAALAPQRGAKTNLSDIIVAAMTELPTGKAGFADQLSAVRGQGVRADRLDLRTGRRRKFVPRPSRARDLAHGFASFAKFFPPGKVWLAKHEAKLWRALGDSPHIFDDQYLSTGGQLYELLMGHDRFIADLRPLAFARLRLPSALTCHPYDIGTALIAQELGCVVTAPDGKPLRVPLDTTSPVAWVGYANPSLARLIGPKLKRLL, from the coding sequence ATGATGCATCCCAATCTCGACCAGGCCCGGCGGCTGCTCTGCCGGCTGCAGGACGCCATCCGCGATTCCGTGCGGACGGCGCAACGCCGCGGGGCCCGGCGGCTGACGCGCGTGGCGGCGGTCACCACGGCAGACACGATTTACGGCATCGACAAGGTTAGCGAGCACGCCGTGCTGGCCTGGTTCGGGAAAAACTGGCCAAAACGCTGGCCGGTCGAGTTGGTGATGGAGGGACTCGAGGGAGCCGCGGTCACCTTTCCCCGCCGCACCCCGATAAAGCAGACCCTCTTCAAGTGCATCCTCGATCCGATCGACGGCACCCGCGGGCTGATGTATGACAAGCGCAGTGCCTGGAGCCTCGCCGCGCTCGCGCCGCAACGCGGGGCGAAGACCAATCTCAGCGACATCATCGTCGCGGCCATGACGGAGCTGCCGACGGGCAAGGCGGGCTTCGCGGACCAGCTCAGCGCGGTGCGCGGGCAAGGCGTGCGGGCGGACCGGCTCGATCTGCGCACCGGCCGGCGGCGAAAATTTGTGCCGCGGCCTTCTCGCGCGCGCGACTTGGCGCACGGGTTCGCGTCGTTCGCGAAGTTTTTCCCGCCGGGCAAGGTGTGGCTGGCCAAGCACGAGGCGAAGCTCTGGCGGGCGCTCGGTGACAGCCCGCACATTTTCGACGACCAATACCTGAGCACCGGCGGCCAGCTCTATGAGCTGCTGATGGGACACGACCGCTTCATCGCCGACCTGCGGCCGCTGGCCTTTGCCCGGCTGCGCCTGCCGTCGGCGCTGACGTGCCACCCCTACGACATTGGCACGGCGCTGATCGCGCAAGAGCTGGGCTGCGTGGTCACGGCGCCGGACGGCAAGCCGCTGCGCGTGCCGCTCGACACGACCTCACCCGTGGCTTGGGTCGGCTACGCGAACCCAAGTTTGGCCCGGTTGATCGGGCCGAAACTCAAACGGCTGTTGTAG
- a CDS encoding PLP-dependent transferase, protein MQKTPASPKKPHKPEAPPARLLSPRRKTTQATTLHELAVEQLEHFHIDPRSEAGKPLLALAEKLYAAHGDVMDLWEATTRELGRLPRQDRLALFNAKKFLSFQLAKLLDTLQNPSRKTHQSLRYSNTTMLAKGPYPIFDNVTAIFSATPVITRTATYLYACSEWIDDAFQGREFLHEIYSRLMNPTSISLANHIVDIEAGPMAGEYMAWNFNSGMGAIDAALSHLIGYRDVVLSSRNIYGGAYQLLHDWFGKRSNLDVGVEFFDGFTTADFTKALAAVKRKYSEQLTTGRRIYIYLESPCNPHGVFLDVPGICAAAHAAGLTVICDSTVGTPFLVRPLQQPNPAERPDYVIHSYTKDLTGHGTTTAGVVIGRNEDMFLPKGDTSPSGKSWHDTLFWNVYYIKGAFLDSDKAFEVLTGMKTLEQRMLKKCINTLVFARWLASNPLVTVSGPANPEDPNHATAARLSYLGLPAPLFTINFEAAKISRVTLERFFDSLAPMFGHMVSLGQSNTLVLCPALTSHSELGPAALKEAGITPTTIRISVGDESPRELIGDFLAATRAIDDQISGFSKKFMAGAEIDRTADEIYTEVHRRHAAAQPRFADCVK, encoded by the coding sequence ATGCAAAAGACCCCGGCTTCCCCCAAGAAACCCCACAAGCCGGAGGCCCCGCCGGCGCGACTGCTTTCCCCGCGCCGCAAGACCACGCAGGCCACCACGCTCCACGAACTGGCGGTCGAACAACTCGAGCATTTCCACATCGACCCGCGGAGCGAGGCGGGCAAGCCGCTGCTCGCACTCGCCGAGAAACTCTATGCCGCGCACGGCGACGTGATGGATTTGTGGGAGGCGACCACGCGCGAACTCGGCCGCCTGCCGCGGCAGGACCGGCTGGCGCTGTTCAACGCCAAGAAGTTCCTCTCCTTCCAGCTGGCGAAGCTGCTCGACACGCTGCAGAACCCGTCGCGCAAAACGCACCAGTCGCTCCGCTACAGCAACACGACGATGCTGGCGAAGGGCCCCTACCCGATCTTCGACAACGTCACGGCCATCTTCTCGGCCACGCCGGTCATCACCCGCACCGCGACCTACCTCTACGCCTGCTCCGAGTGGATCGACGACGCCTTCCAGGGCCGCGAGTTCCTGCACGAGATCTATTCGCGCCTGATGAACCCGACGTCCATCTCGCTCGCCAACCACATCGTGGACATCGAAGCCGGCCCGATGGCGGGCGAATACATGGCCTGGAACTTCAACTCCGGCATGGGCGCGATCGACGCCGCGCTCTCGCACCTCATCGGCTACCGCGACGTCGTCCTCTCCTCGCGCAACATCTATGGCGGCGCCTACCAGCTCCTGCACGACTGGTTCGGCAAGCGCTCGAATCTCGACGTGGGCGTCGAGTTCTTCGACGGCTTCACCACCGCCGACTTCACCAAGGCGCTCGCCGCCGTGAAACGGAAATACTCCGAACAGCTCACCACCGGCCGCCGCATCTACATCTACCTCGAGAGCCCGTGCAACCCGCATGGCGTGTTCCTCGACGTGCCGGGCATCTGCGCCGCGGCGCACGCGGCCGGCCTCACCGTCATCTGCGACTCCACCGTCGGCACGCCCTTCCTCGTCCGCCCGCTGCAGCAGCCCAATCCCGCCGAGCGCCCGGACTACGTGATCCACAGCTACACCAAGGATCTTACCGGCCACGGCACCACGACCGCCGGCGTCGTCATCGGCCGCAACGAGGACATGTTCCTGCCGAAGGGCGACACTTCGCCGTCCGGCAAGAGCTGGCACGACACGCTTTTCTGGAACGTCTACTACATCAAGGGCGCGTTCCTCGACTCCGACAAGGCGTTCGAGGTGCTGACCGGCATGAAGACGCTCGAGCAGCGCATGCTCAAGAAATGCATCAACACGCTGGTCTTCGCGCGCTGGCTCGCCTCCAACCCGCTCGTCACCGTGAGCGGCCCGGCCAACCCGGAGGACCCGAACCACGCCACCGCCGCCCGGCTCTCCTATCTCGGACTGCCCGCGCCGCTGTTCACCATCAACTTCGAGGCGGCGAAAATCTCGCGCGTCACGCTCGAGCGCTTCTTCGATTCGCTGGCCCCGATGTTCGGCCACATGGTGTCGCTCGGCCAGAGCAACACGCTCGTGCTCTGCCCCGCACTCACGTCGCATTCCGAACTCGGCCCCGCGGCGCTCAAGGAGGCAGGCATCACACCGACCACCATCCGCATCTCGGTCGGCGACGAATCGCCCCGCGAGCTCATCGGCGATTTCCTCGCGGCCACCCGGGCCATCGATGACCAGATCTCCGGCTTCAGCAAGAAGTTCATGGCCGGGGCCGAGATCGACCGCACCGCGGACGAAATCTACACCGAAGTGCACCGGCGACACGCCGCCGCCCAGCCGCGTTTCGCGGATTGTGTGAAGTGA
- a CDS encoding N-acetyltransferase has product MNPPPVLRRATPADAAVALSWTPEDDALRRWAGPSTRCPATPESLWTDINHADTTAFAFGSPGHGLVGFGQVRFREQTYGHLARIIVSPHHRGLGLGRALCTALMREALKLHPTITGYSLYVFPDNLNAIALYRSLGFADRGMHPSYHCMLMEAPLPAAPRIADCVP; this is encoded by the coding sequence GTGAATCCGCCGCCCGTCCTGCGCCGCGCCACTCCCGCCGACGCCGCCGTGGCGTTGTCGTGGACCCCGGAGGACGACGCCCTGCGCCGCTGGGCCGGGCCCAGCACCCGCTGTCCGGCCACGCCGGAGTCCCTGTGGACGGATATCAATCACGCGGACACCACGGCCTTCGCCTTCGGATCCCCGGGGCACGGACTCGTTGGTTTCGGCCAGGTACGGTTCCGCGAGCAGACCTACGGCCATCTCGCCCGCATCATCGTATCGCCCCATCATCGCGGGCTGGGCCTGGGTCGCGCCCTGTGCACGGCGCTGATGCGCGAGGCGCTCAAGTTGCATCCGACCATCACCGGCTACTCGCTTTATGTTTTCCCGGACAACCTCAACGCGATCGCCCTTTACCGTTCACTCGGCTTTGCCGATCGCGGCATGCACCCCTCTTATCACTGCATGCTCATGGAGGCACCCCTGCCCGCCGCGCCGCGCATCGCGGATTGCGTGCCGTGA
- a CDS encoding alpha/beta hydrolase-fold protein, whose protein sequence is MRYCFHPILALLGLLATGLPGWAAEPAGTIESRACASAVLGHGISYQLYLPPGYVADGSVRYPVLYLLHGRGDKMAAWTTIKPDLDRLIGEHRIPAVIAVMPDASSSRRAGYYIDSQFAGTKDLPAGEAVESAFTRDLVAHVDATYPTRPERNSRIVGGYSMGGYGALRYSLAHPELFGAAIVLSPAVYFPLPPPDSSTREFGAFGKGPAVFDADTYTALNYPATIPAFVAKGLPLVMFIAVGDDEHALADPAQAAHDLDYEAHTLYNKIRRVPKTTSQLRVVAGTHNWDTWRPTFVEGIEYVFTRLKPAPTPGR, encoded by the coding sequence GTGAGATATTGCTTCCACCCGATCCTCGCTCTGCTGGGCCTGCTTGCCACCGGGCTTCCGGGCTGGGCGGCGGAACCAGCCGGCACGATTGAATCGCGCGCCTGCGCATCCGCCGTTCTCGGCCACGGCATCAGCTACCAACTCTACCTGCCCCCGGGCTATGTGGCGGATGGCTCCGTGCGTTATCCCGTCCTCTACCTCTTGCACGGGCGCGGCGACAAGATGGCCGCCTGGACCACCATCAAGCCGGACCTGGACCGTCTGATCGGCGAACATCGGATCCCGGCCGTGATCGCCGTCATGCCAGACGCGTCGTCGAGCCGCCGGGCCGGCTACTACATTGATTCGCAGTTTGCCGGAACCAAGGATCTGCCGGCGGGCGAAGCGGTGGAAAGCGCCTTCACGCGCGACCTGGTCGCCCACGTCGATGCCACCTACCCGACGCGCCCGGAGCGAAACAGCCGCATCGTCGGCGGTTACTCGATGGGCGGCTATGGCGCGCTGCGTTATTCGCTCGCCCATCCGGAATTGTTCGGCGCCGCCATTGTGCTCAGCCCGGCGGTCTACTTCCCGCTCCCGCCGCCGGATTCCAGCACGCGGGAATTCGGCGCGTTTGGCAAGGGGCCGGCGGTCTTCGATGCCGACACCTACACCGCGCTCAATTACCCGGCGACCATCCCGGCCTTCGTCGCGAAGGGGCTGCCGCTGGTGATGTTCATCGCCGTGGGCGACGACGAACATGCCCTGGCCGATCCGGCGCAGGCGGCGCACGACCTGGATTACGAGGCGCACACGCTCTACAACAAAATCCGGCGCGTGCCGAAGACCACCTCGCAGTTGCGCGTCGTGGCCGGCACCCACAATTGGGACACCTGGCGACCCACCTTTGTCGAGGGGATTGAATATGTGTTTACCCGGCTCAAACCGGCGCCCACCCCGGGACGTTGA
- a CDS encoding sodium:solute symporter — protein MKIPPEPLRFLRTTGALLLALGCAALVGAAPLLPVRLTDQGSVTAGAGSQLAVVDGIPLVLEGGRGWRQTGANSWQELAWRPAGTLTAVFGDGQTAFALLADGPTDATQKVHQLLLTDGQLSSRPLPALPMPLRAVHGAVKDAKVFVHGTDQSGVSRLFVWSRKDGAPAWSAYAGIAAGRVEALVAQQDSLFAVVTSTDGTGQRLHQWSAGGTWIEASPLPGPLAAGAARAVGQAHILCMVGDGAARRIVTYYTVTRVWAELGQVAFAGIQPGAAWGNGFLLARAGDRQLTLSLVELVPTKLLLRPLDWVMIVLYLALIAGIGVYCFRREKKQSTASFFVGSRTIPFWAAGISLYATNSSSIGYIATTAKAFATNWQYLLGNIFGALGLMFVAVWIVPLLRRLELMSVFTYLDQRFHKSVRLAASAFCITMHMSGRLSVILFLPSLAIATITGLNVIWSIMIMGLVTIAYTALGGMRAVIWTDLAQVIVKVGGLIFAVGFIISRLHGGAGEFVATAMADDKMKMFDWSFDLTKATVWCFIFLTLLETVLTFPKDQILMQRVFTTKSEKEASRSVWVFAVMVIPASALFYLIGTGLYVFYHSHPERMNPLLPIDATFPLFIAAELPTGVTGLMIAGLFSAAMATSSSILNSVSTMVSVDFYEKIAKQPSQAFSIRLAEWVTVIAGLIGIGLAILLSRFSINSFLDTSIELVGLFGGAFGGAYTLGMFTRRANWQGVLIGMIVSFVVTFAVWWLHLVHPFLYLGCSILISIVVGYLASLFFPAPSEESIAGLTILTPKRKPVAGPA, from the coding sequence GTGAAGATTCCCCCCGAGCCCCTCCGTTTCCTGAGAACCACCGGCGCGTTGCTGCTGGCGCTGGGCTGCGCCGCGTTGGTGGGGGCGGCCCCGCTGCTCCCGGTGCGCCTGACCGACCAGGGCAGCGTGACCGCGGGCGCCGGCAGCCAATTGGCGGTGGTGGATGGAATTCCCCTCGTGCTCGAAGGCGGCCGCGGCTGGAGGCAAACGGGAGCAAACAGCTGGCAGGAGCTGGCGTGGCGGCCCGCAGGCACGCTCACCGCGGTATTCGGGGACGGCCAGACGGCCTTTGCGCTGCTGGCGGACGGCCCGACCGACGCGACACAAAAGGTCCACCAGCTTTTGTTGACGGATGGACAGCTCTCGTCCCGCCCGTTGCCGGCGTTGCCCATGCCCTTGCGGGCCGTCCACGGCGCGGTCAAGGACGCCAAGGTTTTTGTCCATGGCACGGATCAGTCCGGTGTCAGCCGCCTTTTCGTCTGGTCGCGCAAGGACGGCGCTCCCGCCTGGAGTGCCTACGCCGGGATTGCCGCCGGCCGGGTCGAGGCGCTTGTGGCCCAGCAGGATTCGCTCTTTGCCGTGGTGACTTCCACAGACGGCACCGGTCAACGGCTGCACCAGTGGTCGGCGGGAGGGACCTGGATCGAGGCCTCGCCCTTGCCCGGGCCGCTCGCCGCCGGGGCGGCGCGGGCCGTGGGACAGGCCCACATTCTTTGCATGGTCGGCGACGGCGCGGCGCGGCGGATCGTGACCTATTACACGGTCACCCGCGTTTGGGCGGAACTCGGCCAAGTAGCCTTCGCCGGGATCCAGCCCGGCGCGGCGTGGGGCAACGGCTTTCTTCTCGCCCGGGCCGGCGACCGGCAGCTCACCCTGAGTCTCGTCGAACTGGTACCGACCAAGCTTCTGCTCCGGCCGCTCGACTGGGTCATGATCGTCCTCTATCTGGCGCTCATCGCCGGCATCGGGGTTTACTGTTTTCGCCGGGAAAAGAAGCAATCGACCGCGAGTTTTTTCGTGGGCAGCCGGACGATTCCCTTCTGGGCCGCGGGCATCAGCCTCTATGCCACCAATTCAAGTTCCATCGGCTACATCGCGACCACCGCGAAGGCCTTCGCCACGAACTGGCAGTATCTGCTGGGCAACATCTTCGGGGCGCTCGGCCTGATGTTCGTGGCGGTGTGGATCGTGCCCCTGCTGCGGCGACTGGAGCTCATGTCCGTTTTCACCTACCTCGACCAGCGGTTCCACAAGTCGGTGCGCCTCGCGGCCAGCGCGTTCTGCATCACGATGCACATGAGCGGCCGGCTGAGTGTGATCCTGTTCCTGCCGTCGCTCGCCATTGCGACCATCACCGGACTGAACGTGATCTGGAGCATCATGATCATGGGGCTGGTCACCATCGCCTATACGGCGTTGGGCGGCATGCGGGCGGTGATCTGGACGGATCTGGCGCAGGTCATCGTCAAGGTCGGCGGCCTGATCTTCGCGGTGGGTTTCATCATCTCCCGGCTCCACGGCGGGGCGGGCGAATTCGTGGCGACAGCGATGGCGGACGACAAGATGAAGATGTTCGACTGGAGCTTCGACCTGACCAAGGCGACCGTGTGGTGTTTCATCTTCCTGACCCTGCTCGAGACGGTCCTGACTTTTCCCAAGGACCAGATCCTCATGCAGCGGGTGTTCACCACCAAGTCCGAGAAGGAGGCGAGCCGGTCGGTCTGGGTGTTTGCGGTGATGGTCATCCCGGCGAGCGCCCTGTTCTATCTCATCGGCACGGGCCTGTATGTGTTTTACCACAGCCATCCGGAAAGGATGAACCCGCTGCTGCCGATTGACGCGACGTTTCCGCTGTTCATCGCGGCGGAGCTGCCGACGGGGGTAACCGGCCTGATGATTGCCGGGCTGTTTTCCGCCGCCATGGCGACGAGCTCCAGCATCCTGAACAGCGTCTCCACGATGGTGTCCGTGGATTTCTACGAGAAAATCGCCAAGCAGCCGAGCCAGGCGTTCAGCATCCGGCTGGCGGAGTGGGTCACGGTGATTGCCGGGCTCATCGGCATCGGTCTGGCGATCCTGCTCTCGCGCTTCAGCATCAATTCATTCCTGGACACCTCGATCGAGCTGGTCGGGCTCTTTGGCGGTGCCTTCGGCGGTGCCTACACGCTGGGCATGTTCACCCGGCGGGCCAACTGGCAGGGCGTGTTGATCGGCATGATCGTCAGCTTCGTCGTTACGTTCGCCGTCTGGTGGCTGCACCTGGTGCATCCGTTCCTCTATCTCGGGTGCTCGATTCTCATCTCCATTGTGGTCGGCTACCTGGCGAGCCTCTTCTTCCCGGCGCCGTCCGAGGAATCCATCGCCGGGCTCACGATTCTCACGCCGAAGCGCAAGCCGGTTGCCGGCCCGGCCTGA
- a CDS encoding TonB-dependent receptor, whose protein sequence is MNKHPARSHSAAALLAALLLVSCVTRGLAQTTAAAKDDDKKTDVVQLDKLTVTTGYRSPKAIDQIPGAITLISPDEINNALLLSDDLTAVLARTVPGYAPATQQMQNTGETLRGRVALRLFDGISQTTPLREGSRNATFTDMDIVSQIEVINGPSAAEGIGAAGGIINYISKSPTKDGSEATLRTKFFGQGYSDSYGYRVGLNYTHKEGANDLIFGAAFEKRGAPYDANGRLQGLGASGSDSDTQSKNLFIKAGHSFGENNAQRLTLTVSQFRIEGMGHYVQLLGDRTQGITDSAIRGVPPGGRASFNDFSQYALAYKNDALFGGSLNVQAYKASQAMRFNPEVVAPDKADPVLAPLGVGIDQSEINSQKKGVRSSWSGKDVFGLTGLELTPGFDYMDETAQQLLALTGRTWVPPMNYTSKAPFAQASYTQGPVTVSGGVRHEGGTLQVDDYTTVYFAHNTFVKGGTLEYSSTLPNAGVIVRLPQNWSVFGSYSKGFSLPNVGIPLRNVNTPGQTVNGIVDLQAVIFDNKEGGVSWHGKQFSFSGSYYRSYSDLGSSLSVDPVTKDFILQRRPVLLRGLEFSGEYKMNAALKFTAIFSHTTGYTRTSDTGPLIRQQGMSNVSPDKLNLSSTWKFYPRASLTLDVEHLFSRDINIGAPGEEHTVGLTLAHLTATYSTKKWGDFSLGVENLLNHYYILPWAQIDQFQNYFAGRGRVISISHVVKF, encoded by the coding sequence ATGAATAAACACCCCGCCCGCTCCCACTCCGCCGCCGCGCTGCTTGCTGCGCTGCTGCTTGTCTCGTGCGTCACCCGCGGCCTGGCCCAGACCACCGCCGCGGCCAAGGATGACGACAAGAAAACCGATGTGGTCCAACTGGACAAGCTGACCGTCACCACCGGCTATCGGTCGCCCAAGGCGATCGACCAGATTCCCGGCGCCATCACCCTGATCTCCCCGGATGAAATCAACAATGCGCTGCTGCTCTCGGATGATCTGACCGCCGTGCTCGCCCGGACCGTGCCCGGCTATGCGCCCGCGACCCAGCAGATGCAGAACACCGGTGAGACCCTGCGCGGTCGCGTCGCGCTCCGCCTCTTCGACGGCATCTCCCAGACCACCCCGCTGCGCGAAGGCAGCCGCAACGCGACCTTCACCGACATGGACATCGTGTCGCAGATCGAAGTGATCAACGGCCCCTCGGCTGCGGAAGGCATCGGTGCGGCCGGCGGCATCATCAATTACATTTCCAAGAGCCCGACCAAGGATGGCAGCGAAGCCACCCTGCGCACCAAATTCTTCGGCCAGGGTTACAGCGACAGTTATGGCTACCGGGTCGGCCTGAACTACACCCACAAGGAAGGCGCCAATGATTTGATTTTTGGCGCGGCCTTTGAGAAACGCGGCGCGCCTTACGATGCCAACGGCCGGCTGCAGGGCTTGGGCGCGAGTGGTTCCGACAGCGATACGCAGTCCAAGAATCTGTTCATCAAGGCCGGGCACAGTTTTGGCGAAAACAACGCCCAACGCCTCACGCTGACGGTCAGCCAGTTCCGCATCGAGGGCATGGGACATTATGTTCAGTTGCTTGGCGACCGCACGCAGGGCATCACGGACTCCGCCATCCGCGGCGTGCCGCCCGGAGGGAGAGCCTCGTTCAATGATTTCAGCCAGTATGCACTGGCGTATAAAAACGACGCTCTTTTCGGCGGGTCACTGAATGTCCAGGCCTACAAGGCCAGTCAGGCCATGCGGTTCAACCCCGAGGTCGTCGCCCCCGACAAGGCTGATCCGGTCCTGGCTCCGCTGGGCGTGGGGATCGATCAGTCCGAAATCAACTCCCAGAAGAAGGGCGTGCGGAGTTCCTGGTCAGGCAAGGACGTTTTTGGGCTCACGGGCCTGGAGCTGACCCCGGGGTTCGACTATATGGATGAAACGGCCCAGCAACTGCTCGCGCTCACGGGGCGCACCTGGGTGCCCCCGATGAATTACACCAGCAAGGCCCCCTTCGCCCAGGCCTCTTACACCCAAGGCCCGGTTACCGTCAGTGGCGGGGTGCGTCACGAAGGCGGCACGCTCCAGGTGGACGACTACACCACGGTCTACTTTGCGCACAACACGTTTGTCAAAGGCGGCACCCTGGAATACAGCAGCACCCTGCCCAATGCGGGTGTCATCGTGCGGCTGCCGCAGAACTGGTCGGTCTTCGGTTCCTACAGCAAGGGCTTCTCGCTGCCGAACGTCGGCATCCCGCTGCGCAACGTGAATACCCCCGGCCAGACGGTGAACGGCATCGTCGACCTGCAGGCGGTGATCTTTGACAACAAGGAAGGTGGCGTAAGCTGGCACGGCAAACAGTTCAGCTTCAGCGGCTCCTACTATCGCTCCTATTCCGACCTCGGCTCGAGCCTGTCGGTGGATCCGGTGACCAAGGATTTCATCCTGCAACGCCGGCCGGTCCTGCTGCGCGGCCTCGAGTTCAGCGGGGAATACAAGATGAACGCGGCGCTCAAGTTCACGGCGATCTTCTCGCATACCACGGGCTACACCCGGACTTCCGATACCGGCCCGCTCATCCGCCAGCAGGGCATGAGCAATGTCAGCCCCGACAAACTCAACCTGTCCTCGACGTGGAAATTCTATCCCCGGGCCAGCCTGACGCTCGATGTGGAGCATCTCTTCTCCCGCGATATCAACATCGGCGCGCCCGGCGAGGAACACACCGTCGGGCTCACCCTCGCGCACCTCACGGCGACCTACTCCACCAAGAAGTGGGGTGACTTCTCGCTGGGCGTCGAGAATCTGCTGAACCACTACTACATCCTGCCCTGGGCCCAGATCGACCAGTTCCAGAACTACTTCGCCGGCCGCGGCCGCGTGATCTCGATCTCGCATGTGGTGAAGTTCTAA
- a CDS encoding beta-L-arabinofuranosidase domain-containing protein yields the protein MNFPSPAQVRLNGLLGRALAASQTAHLARFIQDKDSPPIALFCPQHTAHNHEGDWYGEHAGKWLCAAAQAVERTGDPRLESSLRRVADYLVSVQDAAGYLGTYAPARRFMCRQVAGPRTWDGAPGQRTWDIWVHSYLILGLLAAGRVLAQPGYIAAARKIGDLCWRTLSEGGIAITSLGNHHGLSATVLLDPAVELYLVTREPRYLELAKLILQQANEAPALELLPQILGGADAAFIATGKAYQLSWNLVGLAKLYRATGEPGYLQAVQQVWESIRQHHLTLGGGPWGGVAHRSREVFNPPHVFSPYGYVETCSTFSWIQLNRELLALTGEARYADEIEKSAYNDLLGAQAPDGDNWCYYSFPNGKRVFTTYWRCCKSSGPWALEELPPIAYGVTGEGHLTVNLYGPGQVTLTSPFAGAVRLEQVTRYPFEGDIRITVEPERSAKFAILLRVPGWAEQAVIQVNGAVVAVPARPNSFAALEQVWQSGDVITLQLPMPPRLHRQVNRNLQESRTPDGSPVSQEVLHFDYAAITRGPLVYATGLIDGFKSEETIRLPSKPEAALELLDPPAGSEARAVRLNLGYRPPLTFSPYFEAGGRADGAWRLTWLQIAPG from the coding sequence ATGAATTTCCCCTCCCCTGCGCAGGTAAGGCTCAACGGCCTGCTCGGCCGGGCCCTGGCTGCCAGCCAGACCGCCCACCTTGCCCGCTTCATCCAGGACAAGGACAGTCCGCCGATCGCCCTCTTTTGCCCCCAGCACACGGCGCATAACCACGAGGGCGACTGGTATGGCGAACATGCCGGCAAGTGGCTCTGCGCCGCCGCGCAGGCCGTGGAACGCACCGGCGACCCCCGGTTGGAATCCAGCTTGCGCCGCGTCGCCGACTACCTGGTGAGCGTGCAGGACGCCGCAGGTTACCTGGGCACCTATGCCCCTGCCCGGCGTTTCATGTGCCGGCAGGTGGCGGGCCCGCGCACGTGGGACGGCGCTCCCGGCCAGCGCACCTGGGATATCTGGGTCCACAGCTATCTCATCCTCGGCTTGCTCGCGGCCGGGCGGGTCCTCGCCCAACCCGGTTACATCGCCGCGGCGCGAAAGATTGGCGATCTCTGCTGGCGGACGCTCAGCGAGGGCGGCATCGCCATCACTTCGCTCGGAAATCACCACGGCCTCTCGGCCACCGTGCTGCTGGATCCGGCGGTGGAACTTTACCTGGTGACCCGGGAGCCGAGATATCTCGAGCTCGCCAAACTCATCCTGCAGCAGGCGAACGAAGCCCCCGCCCTCGAGCTGTTGCCGCAGATCCTCGGCGGCGCCGACGCCGCTTTCATCGCCACGGGCAAGGCCTACCAACTGTCGTGGAATCTGGTCGGGCTGGCCAAGCTCTACCGGGCGACCGGCGAACCCGGTTACCTGCAGGCCGTGCAGCAGGTATGGGAGAGCATCCGGCAGCATCACCTGACCCTCGGGGGCGGTCCGTGGGGCGGCGTGGCCCACCGGTCCCGCGAAGTCTTCAATCCGCCGCACGTCTTCAGCCCCTACGGCTACGTCGAGACCTGTTCCACTTTTTCCTGGATCCAGCTCAACCGCGAGCTCCTCGCCCTGACCGGCGAGGCCCGGTATGCCGACGAGATTGAGAAATCCGCCTACAACGACCTGCTCGGCGCCCAGGCGCCGGACGGTGACAACTGGTGCTACTATTCATTCCCTAACGGCAAGCGGGTGTTCACCACCTACTGGCGCTGCTGCAAGTCGAGCGGCCCCTGGGCCCTCGAGGAACTGCCCCCGATCGCCTATGGTGTGACGGGTGAAGGTCATCTCACCGTCAACCTTTACGGCCCGGGCCAGGTCACCCTGACGTCGCCGTTCGCCGGTGCCGTCCGGCTCGAGCAAGTCACGCGCTATCCATTCGAGGGCGACATTCGGATCACGGTTGAACCGGAGCGGTCCGCGAAATTCGCGATCCTGCTGCGCGTTCCCGGCTGGGCGGAGCAGGCGGTCATTCAAGTCAACGGCGCGGTGGTTGCTGTCCCCGCCCGGCCCAATTCCTTCGCCGCGCTCGAACAAGTCTGGCAATCGGGCGATGTCATCACCCTGCAGCTGCCGATGCCGCCGCGGCTGCACCGGCAAGTGAATCGCAATCTCCAGGAATCGCGCACCCCGGACGGCTCGCCGGTCAGTCAGGAAGTGCTGCATTTCGATTACGCCGCGATCACGCGCGGCCCGCTGGTTTATGCCACCGGCCTGATCGATGGTTTCAAGAGCGAGGAGACCATCCGCCTGCCGTCCAAGCCCGAGGCGGCGCTCGAGCTGCTCGACCCACCCGCGGGCAGCGAGGCCCGGGCCGTGCGGCTCAACCTCGGCTATCGGCCCCCTCTGACCTTCAGTCCGTATTTCGAGGCGGGGGGGCGGGCCGATGGCGCCTGGCGCCTCACCTGGCTGCAAATCGCCCCCGGGTAA